The window CAGTCGCTTCTATATCCTAAGCCCAAGCCGATGTTGCAGCAATCCCATTCCCCACCGCCACCCCCACTCCCTCCTTGTTGACAACTGAAACAAAAGCTCAACAGCACAGGGTCCTGACAGATCCTGAAACAACAAAGGACTTCTCTGATTTGAGATTCTTGATTTTTGAGATAAAATCTTAAAGTTTCAGAAACAGAGTTTTGAAGTTTCTTAAAtttgcttaaatatttatttttcaaagttttaaaaacaaaataaagcaactaatttaatttaattttaagacataaaataaaaaattacaccTGCTCTGCTCCacttgcccaaaaaaacaacaaaaaacgcACAAAAATGGTCCAAAAAAGAGAATTTCGGCAGCAGCTTGCTCCCCtctaacacacacactcacacacaagCAGAACACACAGACATAGTCACCTGCAAACTCAGGTAGATTTATGCTTATGTATGTGTGTTGTGTttttgtctctgtctctgtatTGGTGGCTAAGTGGAGCTGCGATAACTCTAGAACCGGGCCGAGGCTTCTAGttcgaaataaaaaaaaaatatttaacattaataattttaagaaatatatatttttaaattataattcaattaaatttcttaaagaAACTCTTTATTTTAACTCCTTTTTTTCAGGCCAAGTTTAACAAATCTTTTAATTACTGCGAACTAGTTCAGTAATGCCTTCTCTCGCCACCCTCTCccccaaacaacaacaaaaaggaaaTGCAATTTTAACTGTAAGCTTAGAAATGCGGGTCTGGGTCGTAAAATCTCCAGACGGAAAGGGGAAGTGGAGACTTGAAGAATGCcaaaaaagagtttaaaacTAACGTTAAACCAGGTTTAGTTGGggagagagagacagagagagcaGCATGCAACGCGTTTTCCCAAAAACTGTGCAGGGAGGGGAACGATACCAGTGGCGGGGGTGGCCCCAAAAATGAGAGCCTCCGACTGGGGAAGAGTGAGAGAACAAGTGCAATAACTCTTTAtgcgtatgtgtgtgtttgtgtgagtcTGGGGGTCATTATCGAAAATGTTCAAGTGTTGCAAAGCGCTGAAAAGTGCGTAAGGGTAattagcaacaaaaaaaaaaggagcaaaacATTATTGTAATTCATTTTTCGGGGCAGGGAAAGTTCATTAACACActtggaaacaaaaaaaaaaaacaacaacaaccgtgGCAACCCAGTCAAGcgacaagaaaaaaaacaaaatttaatcgAAAAAGTAGCAGCTGAAACAAGCGCCTAAGCATGGCGTCACAACaatacaaacaacaaaaaaggcTGTAAAAATTGTCAATAGaagaagaaagaaaataagaagaaGGCTTTTGAGCTTTGCGAAATAATGCGCGAGAGTTAAAGAAGCCGCCAACGCGGACTGCGACGCCGGCAGCGCATTTTTAACGAGCCGAACGAGAAGCGCACACAAACAAACCATTTTACAGTGGAGGTAATAAAAGTGGGACatttacataaaataaaatatttattttaaaagtatgtttattatagtttttatCAACAATAcataatacttttattttttcatataatatttaataaaataatattttatgacGCTTTATTTCAATGCCCTCCGGTGTatacccacacacacacacactcatacgtGACATGCAGCAGACCGGTTGAGGTTAAATTGGATAGTGGCCGAGAGCGAGCAAGAGAGTGAAGGAGACGGAAAGAGAGTGGAGATGGAGCCTGCTGCTCTAGCATAcatattgaattttttcttctttggCATAATGAAAATTTTAGCACTGTTTTGGAGCACTGGGGGAAAAGTAGACAATAATTGTAGGCGGTGGGGGGGACACTTACCCGTGTGGAgagtaaaaagaaaaaaagagtgGAAATCCGTTAATCGGTTGGCGCTGCTGTCTCTGCTGCTGTtgagttgttttttttttttgccttttttttttcttaactaaCCACTCGCATGCACAATATTATagatttcacttttttttttgccttttttcttATATACAGCCCATGCACCTACACAGTGCTTTGTACATACGCTTATTTATCAGGCTGTATGTATGTGCGTCGCACCAACACACTTGCAACACGCGCGGCTTCTGCTGACGTCGGTGCTTCGGCGGTTCGACGGCGGCTATTCTCAAATTTTTCACGCACCgtgaataaatattaaatataatatgttGCACGCCCTTGActccttttatttttgcaatttttttgtttactataTATGTCGgatcgagtgtgtgtgtgtgatgaGGCACACAAGACACCGTAAGCCACTTAATGCATTTCACTCTCGTGGTATTTAAGATCCGTAAGCTGCATTCCCTTCCGATGTCCCGAAATGTCGGCTTTAAATATAGAGATAACGCGAGATTAACGGCTTTCGAGTTTCGAATCCAGGAAGTAGTCAGAAATTCACAGGACTACACCGATAACGCGCGagaagaaacaaaataaaacgaaaCTGTCCTCAATCGATACTTGGACGTTCATTCGAATTTATTTCACACGGATCTCGATTTTATTAATTCATTTGTTTTTAGTTATCTCCGCTTCTTTCCGTGCACGTCCGTTTTTCCGCGTCTCTtttgttcttcttcttttgtTGTGAGTGTTATCGGAATACCTATCTTCGAATCAGTGTGGCCAGATACCAATTGGCATTTCATACCAAAAATCGTATCGGCTAGGCCTAAAAACCCGCTAAAAAGCTAGCCCCCTTAAAATCAAAAGCGCAGTGTAAATCGTACCCTAATAATTATTATCTCTAAAAATGGGCCAAAACCcttaaaaaaacattaaatctTTGAAGAAAATCCCAATCTGACAGCACTACTCCGAATTCCGTATGATGAACTCCGAATTCTGATACCCACTGGGCACACTACTTCCCCTATTATTCGTGAAACGGGTATGAACCGGttagatatttaaaattacatttatttattaaattacttttattttatattatttttagtttatatagtcataaataaacaacaacaGACTTATATTTTAATGTTTGATAATATAATTagctaatttttatttagattataaaacattaaattcaaataaaacatattggttaaaaaaatcaaaaattaaaagatttaAGCCTTGTTAAATTGCACAAAGTGTTCAGACTGGTGTTTGACATAAGATTTGCGGCAATCCATTTCATCGGCGGGGCGATTGTGGGCGGTCCAGACCGGCTCCCCGACAAAGTAACGACGAGTGCGGATAAAGTTCTACATTTaaggatttaaatatttttagtttcttagaaaataaataaatactgtAAATATTACATTCATATCCAGGCTGAAACGATGGTAGATACCAGCAGGAATGATAATCAGGTCTCCCTTAATGACCTCGATGCGCAGCCAATTTTCTTCGTCACTAGAAaacattaattataattaaattaaaattaaaattttaaacaaatataagCAATTTCCTCTTACTCGCGCACATCAAAGTATCCAGTTCCTTCCAAGATAAGGCGAATTTCTTCATCGGTGTGCAAGTGTTCCGTGAAAAACGCCTTCAGCTTGTTGGCATAGTCCGGCAGGCACTTTTCCGAGCAAGTTATctgcaaaataaatattagattGAAATTTCTTTATGGGATTCATCGATCTTGCCTCATCATCGTAGGTATAACCCCGTTTGGCCCGCAGCTCCGAAAGAATCTTATCACTCTGGTATTCGTCCGCGTTGATCTGCAAAAAATTCAGTGAATAAATGATCAAGATAAGCTCGGCCGCAAGGTCAACAAAAGTTAAAGACGTAGTTGAAGTGATTCCACTGACTTTGAAGTATTCCACGCCGGTTTTCCGGTAGAGATCGGCCAGCTCCAGGTATTGTGGTGGATTGCGGTGGTGCTCCAGACGCTGGTCTGTCTCTTCATTGTCCATAAACCATATTTTCACCATTTTTAATGATCTCCAATGGACTTCTGCGGATCAACTAAACGAAATATGCCTCCAAAGTGGGGCTGAAGGGGCTATCAGCTGCTCGAGTTCGAATTTTCGAACTTGGCCGATAACCGATAACCGATAAATAGATGGCCCCAACGGTAAAGATTCAAAagtttctttgattttttaagtttttagtcAATAAGTTTAAGTTTTGAATGTAATAGTTAGTTACTTGTAACTTAAATTAAGAATAAAAACTTCCAAGAATGATTtccaataaaaattttttaaatattgggcagttttaattgaatttcttaCTGAAAAGTCAGGACATACAATCTTGGTTCCATGTTTTATAGTACATTTATTTGCAATAAAAAGGATTACGCACTGGATTACGCAGTCAGCTTGGAGAGCTCCTCGCGCAGCTCAGCAGTGTCGATGTTACCCTTGGACTGGGGTTGCGACTGGCTTTGGTTCTGCGACTGGGCCAGCAGCCGGGCACAGTTCTTCTTGTGCATGAACCAGTGGAGGCGCTGGCACTCACGATCGCAGTACTGCACTGCCCTACACTTGGAACACTTCTTGTCCGGCTTCTCGGCGCCACAGGTGCTGCAATAGCTGCTCTCGTCCTGGAAGAGAATATGGACATTTTATTAGAATTCCTAAAAGGTTTAAAGACTAATCTACGTACCACAAATCCTCTCATGCCGTTGATGGCATTGCGTAGGACAGTCAGTGCTGGTGGGCCAGCTGAGGCACTCAGTTGTGTGGCTATCTGCCGGAAGATGGTGCACTCCCGCACCGGAAACTCTCGGGCGCACTCCCTTATTGTATACTCCACATAGTCCAATTGACCCAGCTTGTTCTCCTTCAGGACACGCTTCACAAACACCTCGAtgaattcatttttattggcCTCGCCTCCCGTTTCCTCGCCAGCGGGCTTATCCTTGTGCTGGGCCTTGAACTGCTCCTCGCAGCGTATCAGTTCGGCCAGAATCCAGCCTTGGTAGTGAAACTTGAAGGCCAGCAGCTCGTTAAGATCGTGGGATTTCTGCATCTCTTTTTCGCACATTAGGGCCAAAGTTTTCCGAAGACTGGATAGGATTCTCAGAAGACCCAGGGACTGAACGTTTAGGGCGATGCGCACAGGATGCAGATTGATTTCGGTGACAAAGCTGTGGAAGTTCTTTAGCAAGGTGGGTGGAATCTGCGGCTCCTTTTGTTGGCCGTGAACCTTCAAGGGGATTCAAGAGTTATAATTAATTTGTACTACCAATGAATGGAGTACCAACCTGTGTGTAGTACTCCAAACTGGACCTGGTCACGTAGTTGTTAATTGTCTCCACACAGGCATGGTTGCCCACAAACGCTGCCATCTGGGCGGCAGTGCGCTGGACACTGTTTATGGCACCCGGCTTGATTCCGGCATCCAAGAGTAGCCGGCACACGTGCGTGTTCCCCGAGAGCGCCGCAAAGTGCAGGGGCGTGTAATCAGCTCCATGCTGGTTCAGGTTTATGTCGGCACCCTGCAAAAGAAAGAGGAGTAGTAAAGGGTTGTTGGGTTATCTCTGATAATACCCACCAGTTCCAAGAGCAGCTGGACTGCCTCGCGATTCCCCTTGAAGCTCGCATGCGCCAAGCATGACATGCCGCTGTCATCCACAAAGTTAACGCCGCCTTTCAGCTGGCCCAGCAGCTGCTTGAAGCCACTGGAGTCGTTTTTGGCCAGGCGGTCCAGTAGCTGGCGCTGGACTTCGTCCAGCTGTGAGTTTTTGTTGTCCTCAGTCATAGTTGATGTGGTTTTCTTGAGGGTTTTCTGGTTTGGGTTTTCCAATGTGTCCAATATACTCTCAGGGTAGTGTGGCCGTAGCTTGGAAAAGTACAAAGACCAGTGCAGCTAATTCAGCGTCTTTTTGAGAGAAAGGACCTACGTTTTGGGGACTTTTACTATTTGAAACTTCTATTGTCCagaaatatgtttttaattctATTTTAAATCACATACACCTAAAAAACCCATATGTTgatctataaatatatatttatatttatcaTTTAACTATGTTGACTACGATTACTCAAAAATTAGCATTGAAATTTGAAATTCTATTTCCACaatacattaaaaaaatgtttgtcttatttttcgaaatttatgaaattaatttattacaaattgaataaatatttttatggtCAGAAGTAAGCAGCACTGGTGCAGAGCTGCCAGATCTTCTAGACGCGTTATACAGCTGCAGTGGGGTCTCTCTGTGTTTGCTTCACCTGGCCACACTGTGTTTTTTGATGTTGTTGCGGGGGCCTGTGTTTTTTTCCGCGAAAAATTCTACCGTAAACGGAGCGGAGAGTGCTTTCTTTTCTGTGTTCGCAACTGCATAAGGACTCGGTACCGCGCGATGCGTTCCGCTAGAATCTAAGCAATAATAACCAACTcaaccaataaaaaaaaaagataaaaggTGATAAGCGtgttgaaagaaaaaaatgaaattccaATGCAGacaaaatgtataaatattaaaaaaaacataaaaaagtgcTGTAGATAAGCGCGCAAACTGCCAGAGGAGGTGGCGAGAAAGAGAACGAGAAGTGGAGTGACAGCAGATAACGAAAAAGAGATAAACAAATACCacataaaaaagcaacaattTTAATAACAACTACTAGCTAGCTCacttggtgttttttttttttgcaattacAGTTCAGTGGGGGTTGGCTGGCCTCTAGAATGTTTACATTTGGTGTGTGTGGAAACAGGAAAATTGCCTTTTCCTACTTAGAACGATGTGTGAAAATTGGCCTTGCCCtggcttgttgtttttgtttaccaTTTTCGATAAGTTTCTCGGTTTCGCAGCATTTCCTGCGAaacactaacacacacacacacacataggcACACACGCACCTGGGAGAGTGGGAGAGAAGAAGAGGAAGACACATGGCCAACAGGCTCTCCCGTTGTTCTCTTCTCTTTACCCCCCGCAGTGCAATTTTCAACGCCCTTCTagaatcacaaaaaaaaaaaaaaaaaaaaacaacaaagagaTAAGGATACAGTAAATATTGCCTAAAAATAACGGAGAAATGGCCATGAAAAATCAGGAGATTTTTAGGGaaattctttttaaaaaaaatccctacctactttttttttgttttttctctaAAAGATAAAGAATTCTAAGAAAAGtcaactatttttttattttattaatatttttcttttaattttatgtaatattattatttttttaatcaaaaatcttATAAATTCGAATGAAAACAAATACTAGCCCTTCTGCCTTGGTTTTCCACCGCTTTTCCCACCCCTAAGCGGAGCATGTCAGATGCCAGGTTTTCCTTTGTCCTCCAAAAAGATGGAAACAAGTTTCCCCGATGCAGTTACTCCCCCTCACCCCCTCCTCTAGGCGACAACTTTAGCAGCTgctttttttgaaaaaaaaaaaataaaataaaatttatgaatcCCTTTTTGTGACAACAGGTGCAACAGCTGCTAATGCCAGATCCCTCTCTCTATTTTTTATCTCTCCCTATCCAGTGCTGCATAATCCATAAAAGTgctaattaataaataaaaaaaaaaaatacaaaaaaaaggaaatccaTAAGTTAATCAAAGAAAATGGGAAAGCTGCTGAGCCTGCTGTCACGCGATGACTCGAATTGTTGCGCAGCCAAGTCCTATGATGTCTTCCTGGATTTCGAGAATGCCGCGCCCACGGAAACGGAACGAGCGGTCTACGAGGAGGTGGAGCGAGTGCTCCGGGAGTCGGAGGTGGTGCTCGAGGAGATACAGATCTATCGGGTGAGTTTTTTTTGGGGCGTCACAGATCGGACTAAACCGGttattagttatttatttgaataagTACAGACTAAACTGCTAATCATTATACTTTcagatatttttattaagaaatataatGCAGTTTAAACACCTATACCTCCTGTAGTATCTAAGACTAGCCTAGCACTGATAATTTCAACAACTTGCTAAAAATAACAGCTGCCAGAACAGGCCACAATCGCCACAAAACCCAATAAACGAGCTACAAATTGAGTATTTAACCTTTGGCAGGGTGAGAAAAGAGGAAGAGAACCAAGTCTGTTATCTCTATGAGGGAtttctacaaaataaatagaattttaagaaaaaaaaactcgcTAAAAAGTGGTTATTAGTTCAAAATGGTTATTAGTTGATAAGAATTATAATACCATAAAAGGTTAATCTTAAAACTACGCATTACAAATTAAGTGACTCATTAAGCAACTG of the Drosophila ananassae strain 14024-0371.13 chromosome 2R, ASM1763931v2, whole genome shotgun sequence genome contains:
- the LOC6493474 gene encoding 1,2-dihydroxy-3-keto-5-methylthiopentene dioxygenase, with amino-acid sequence MVKIWFMDNEETDQRLEHHRNPPQYLELADLYRKTGVEYFKINADEYQSDKILSELRAKRGYTYDDEITCSEKCLPDYANKLKAFFTEHLHTDEEIRLILEGTGYFDVRDDEENWLRIEVIKGDLIIIPAGIYHRFSLDMNNFIRTRRYFVGEPVWTAHNRPADEMDCRKSYVKHQSEHFVQFNKA
- the LOC6493473 gene encoding ankyrin repeat and MYND domain-containing protein 2, yielding MTEDNKNSQLDEVQRQLLDRLAKNDSSGFKQLLGQLKGGVNFVDDSGMSCLAHASFKGNREAVQLLLELGADINLNQHGADYTPLHFAALSGNTHVCRLLLDAGIKPGAINSVQRTAAQMAAFVGNHACVETINNYVTRSSLEYYTQVHGQQKEPQIPPTLLKNFHSFVTEINLHPVRIALNVQSLGLLRILSSLRKTLALMCEKEMQKSHDLNELLAFKFHYQGWILAELIRCEEQFKAQHKDKPAGEETGGEANKNEFIEVFVKRVLKENKLGQLDYVEYTIRECAREFPVRECTIFRQIATQLSASAGPPALTVLRNAINGMRGFVDESSYCSTCGAEKPDKKCSKCRAVQYCDRECQRLHWFMHKKNCARLLAQSQNQSQSQPQSKGNIDTAELREELSKLTA